Part of the Pseudomonas sp. P8_241 genome is shown below.
ACCGACTAATGAACAAACCTCATGAACCCTTGCCGATTCTCCCGTCTAGTGCCCACCAACCAGTTCGCTTACTGTTTCCTCAGCGTCATTGCATTCACGCCAATGTACGCAGAGCAGTTGAAGTCCTTTTGCCATGCTTATTGCGGGCCACCATCACCCCCAGGCACTGGCGACTCGCTGACGTGAGGTATCTCATCCCTCCATCCAAACTTTTCGCTTCAACAAGCGTCCTCTCTTTGAGACCACCAAGCGCTGATTACAGCGAAGGACAAGCGATGACGTTTATGATTTTTCTACTGGCCTGCGCTGCCGCGGCAAGCACAGGTCTGATTTTCAAACCGGGCCCGTGGTACGAATCTCTCGTCAAACCTGGTTTCACCCCCCCCAAGTGGGCGTTTCCGGTCGCCTGGTCGATTATCTATCTGTTGCTCGCCTGGGCCGGTTACCGGTTGACCCTGCTACCGGGAAGTCAGGCGGTGCTGGCGTTATGGGCGGCGCAGATTGCGCTGAATACGCTGTGGACCCCGGTGTTCTTCGGCGCACAGCGAATTTTCGCAGGCATGCTAATCCTCTCGATGCTGTGGCTTGTGGTCGCGGCCATGGTGGTGATGGCTTTGAAGATTGACGTGATCACCGGTTTGATTCTGTTTCCTTACCTTGTGTGGCTGTGCGTAGCCGCCGCGCTGAACTTCTCCATCCTGTGTAATAACCGCTGACACAATGTCATGAAATGAAAAGCAATTGTCGTCGAAAGCATCGTTGACATTGCCGAAATCCGCGTAGAACGAAGTCGCCAGCAGTATCGGGACCGGGCTGATCGGCGTTAGCCAGCACTGCAGGAATCCATCGGCTGCGAGTACCCACGGCGGGGTTATTCGTAGTCGATTCAGCCGCTCTACCGGTTCTGATTTACATGCTCTGACTGATACTAATAATCCGAAAAGGAATCGCACTCTATGCGTGTGAATTTGCCTGTAACCGAGCATGAAAGAAGCTTCCCCGCCGACCAACGCTTGATCTCCACGACCGATCTCGATAGCCGAATCACTTATTGCAACGACTCATTTGTCGATATCAGCGGTTTCACTTACGACGAGCTGGTCGGTCAGACCCACAACCTGGTTCGACACCCCGATATGCCACCCGGGGTATTCCTGCATATGTGGCACACCATCAAGCAAGGCAAACCCTGGATGGGGATTGTGAAAAATCGCTCGAAGAATGGCGATTTCTATTGGGTCAGTGCCTACGTCACCCCTATCTATGAAAACGGCCGCATGAGTGGTTACGAGTCGGTGCGCTCCGTGCCCAGTCGCGACCAGGTACGTCGCGCCTCGGCACTCTATGCGAGGATGCGGGCCGGCAAGCCGATCGTTGCCCGGAGTGCACGGATTTTGCGGCCACTGAAAAACGCCTGGCCATTACTGATGGCAGGCGGGGTTTCGCTGTTGGCGGGGCACTGGCTCCCAGGCACCGCGGCTCAGGGGATTCTGGTGGCGAGCCTCAGTGTTGCCTGGTACCTGATCGAATCCCGACACCGCAGCGCCATCGAGCGCACCCTGGCCGAACACCCGAAAGCCTTTTCCGATCCCTTGGTCGCGCTGACCTACAGCGACAACCACGGCCCCCAGGGTCGACTGGACATGGCCATGCTGAGTGAGGAAGCGCGCTTGCAGACCGCCTTGACCCGTCTCGTCGACGCGGTGGTCAATGTGAAGTCCCAGGCAGCACAGTCCTCCGAACTCTCCGGTTCACAAGCGCAATCGCTGGATCGCCAGCGCAATGAAACGGATCAGTCCGCTGCGGCCATCTCGCAAATGGCGGCAACCGTTCAACAGGTGACTCAAAACGTCATCAGTACCGCGCATGCCGCCTCCGAAGCCGACCAGTTGACGAAAGATGGCAGCCAGTTGGCCCAGCAAAGCCTGCACGCGATGGAAGCCATGAACGAAGCCGTCAATGACATCGGTCAGGCAGTCAACACATTGGCCAGCGAGACGCAGTCAATCGGCACCGTCGTCGACGTCATCACATCCATTGCCGAACAGACCAACCTGCTGGCGCTCAATGCGGCGATCGAGGCGGCCCGGGCGGGTGAGCAAGGCCGAGGTTTCGCCGTGGTTGCCGACGAGGTGCGCTCCCTGGCGCAACGCACTCGCACGTCGACCGAGCAGATCCACGGCATCATCAGTTCACTGCATGTCGGTGTTGATCGCGCCGTTTCCTCAGCCAGCAAGGGTGAGCAGATTTCCCGCGAAAGCATGCAGCGTGTCGAGGCGGTACAGACAGCCCTGGTCGGCATCAGTCAAGCCGTCAGCCGCATTACCGATATGAGCCAGCAAATGGCGTCGGCATCAGAAGAGCAAAGCCACGTGACTGAAGACATCAACCAACAGATCACCCGTATCGCCCAGTTGTGCGATCACAGCGCCGGTCAGGCCCAGCAAGGCGCCGCGATCAGCAAGGAACTTGAAGCAATGGCCGATTACCTGCACGGCCTGGCCGAGCGTTTCAGCCGATAGCCTAACGCTTCACCCTCCCTCCCCGCGCATTCGGCTGTCTGAGTCAGGCAGCCGAATGCCCCTCGCAAAAATTTGGGTCTGTCATTGATAGCCAAGCGTCTGTCGTCAAATGTAAAGCGCCTCCCACCAGCGGGCGTTTTAATGGCAGTACTAAAAAAACTCCGCCTGAGTCACGCGTTGTTTGGTACGCCAAGCAGGAGAATAACAATATGAAATTCGTGAAAAGTCTTTTGGCTGCGTCACTGCTCTCGACCCTGGCCCTTGATGCACAGGCCCTGGTCTCGAGTCGGGAAGCCGCCGAACTGGGCGCCAGCCTGACGCTGGTTGGCGCTGAAAAGGCCGGTAACGCCGACGGTTCAATCCCGCCTTACAGCGGTGGCCTGACCACTGCCCCGGCCGGTTTCAAGACCGGTGACAGCATGCGCCCGGATCCTTACGCAGCGGAGAAACCCCTGCTGGTAATCAATGGCAAGAACGTTGATCAGTACGCTGGCATGCTGACGGCCACCACCGTTGCATTGGCCAAGCGTTTCCCCGGCTACCGCATCGACGTTTACCCGACCCATCGCACAGCATCGCTGCCGGAGGCGGTACTGGAAAACAGCCGCAAGAATGCCACCGGCGCCAAATCCCTCAGTGGCGGGATAGCTTTCGATAATGTCTTGCCCGGCGTGCCGTTCCCGATCCCGCAATCGGGCGCCGAGGCGATGTGGAATTTCCTGCTGCGTTATCAAGGCGTCAACATCCGCTCCAAATACGATTCGTGGAGTGTCGACTCGGCGGGTGTGGCGAGCCTGGCGGTTACCGGCGAAGCATTTGTCTCGTTCCCGATCTACGAGAACATGTCGAAGCCGATCAACAACTCCGACATCTATTACCAGTTGAAGCTGTCCTATACCGGACCTGCGCGGCGAGCCGGCGAGTCGGTCATGCTCAAGAACGCCACCAACCCGCTGCAACGTCCTGGTCGCGCCTGGCAGTACATGCCGGCCCAGCGCCGGGTCAAACAGATTTCGATCCTGGCCTACGACACGCCGAACCCGGGAACTGCCCGTGCACTCGAACTGTATGACTGGACCCTGGTGGGCAAGCAGGAAATGATCGTGCCCTACAACACCTACAAACTGACCTATGCCCGCGATGCCAAGTCGCTGACCACCCCCAATTACCTTTCCCCGGACTTCGTGCGCTGGGAAAAACACCGCGTCTACGTGGTGGAGGGCAACCTCAAGCCCGGTGCAAAACACATCTACCAGAAACGCCGCTTTTACCTGGATGAAGACACCTGGGCCGCTGTGGCCTCCGATCAATACGACACCAAGGGACAACTTTACCGTGGCTCCTTCGCTTTTCTCAGCCAGAGCTATGACGAGCAGGTCCCGGATGCCACCCCGTTCATGACCTACGACCTTTCCCAGGGCACCTACAACATCAACGGCGTAGTCGGCCCCCATGGCGGCATTCACTACATCGCGCCGCTATCGACGGCGCAGTGGGTGCCGGAATCCATGGCGGGTGCCGGCATTCGCTGAGGCGGACACCTATCTAGAGAGAAAGAACGAATCGGTATTCGCCCACCGTCTTGTCGCTACAAGACGGTTGTTCAAGCACGAAGCCGCACCGATCGAGTACTTTTCTGGAGCCCGCGTTTTGCGCATAGACATAAGCCACCAGCTGCGTTAGTTCCCAGCGCCCCCTTGCCTCCCGGATCAAATGTTCAAGCGCCAGTGTCGCAAGACCCTGGCCGCAAACACTTTGATCAATCCGATAGCCCACTTCGGCACTGCCCTGCAAGGGGTCGATGCATTTCAAATTGGCGCGACCCACTATTCGTTCATTGGCATCTTCGAGAACAAAGGGGTGCCAGCGACCGACCGCCAAACCAGACAAATAATCATCAATATGTTCGGCAACTCCCGGCAATGAGTAGAAAGAGGGATCGCGCGCATCGATATGTGATTCGAACCATTGGCGATTAAGCACTTCGAATGCCAACAGCGCTTGGGCATCGGCCCGTTCCAGTTCGCGAACCCTGAATGAATTCATTTTGCACATTCCTTGTGTTTACAAGCGGTGGCTTTATTTGATTCGTCTCGCAGGGCTGCATGAATGCGCTAGCCAATAGCGCCATCAGGCAACTGATCCACTGCTGGAAGTTGTCAATGCCTGCGGCGATGTCGCACAAGCAACGAAGTAAATCACGCTGAAAACCTGACGATAACCCTTCACTGCACCACAAAGCGACGAGCGACATTGAAATCTGCGCCCTGGCCCCGCGCAAGGTGAATAAGCAAACTAGGCTAGAACGGGCCTCTTGATGAGCGAACGGGAGTTCTGTTGTCGGGTTAGTTGTTCTCCTTGCGCTCTCCGGGCACAGGTTTGGGGGGTAACTCACCAGGATCCTGGTCGTTGCAGACTCGATTGAGAGAGGCAACACCCGGGATCGACACCGATAAAGGAAGGCCGTCATGCAACGACTCCCGCATCGCTCCAGGCTTTACGTTGCCTGTTCACTCCTGTTGGCACTCAACGGTATGACCCAAGCGGCACAAACCGAAAAAACCAATATCCTGTTCATTGTTTCCGATGACACCGGCTACGGTGACCTGGGGCCTTACGGTGGCGGTGTCGGGCGCGGCATGCCGACCCCCAGCATTGATCAACTGGCCGCCCAAGGCGTCACCTTCCATTCCTTTTACGCCCAGCCCAGTTGCACGCCAGGCCGGGCTGCCATGCAGACCGGGCGCATCCCCAACCGCAGCGGAATGACCACCGTGGCCTTTCAGGGTCAGGGCGGCGGCTTGCCGGCCGCCGAATGGACGTTGGCTTCGGTGTTGAAAACCGCTGGCTACGACACCTACTTCACCGGTAAATGGCATTTGGGCGAAGCCGATTACGCACTGCCCAACGCACAAGGCTATGACGTGATGAAATACGTCGGCCTTTATCACCTCAACGCTTACACCTACGCCGACCCGACCTGGTTCCCGGACATGGATCCGGAAACCCGTGAGATGTTTCAAAAGGTGACCAAAGGCGCATTGTCCGGCAAGGCGGGTGAAAAACCCGTCGAAGAATTCAAGGTCAACGGTCAGTACGTCGACACGCCTGTCGTGGATGGCAAGCCAGGCGTGGTTGGCATTCCGTTCTTTGATAACTACGTTGAAAAAGCCACCCTGGAGTTTCTCGACACGGCCGCCAAATCCGACAAACCGTTCTTCATCAACGTCAACTTCATGAAAGTGCACCAACCGAACATGCCGGCACCGGAGTTCATTCACAAGTCCATGTCCAAGTCCAAATACGCCGACTCTGTCGTCGAACTCGACACCCACATTGGGCGCATCATGGACAAGCTCAAAGCACTGGGTCTGGATAAGAACACGTTAGTGGTTTACACCACGGACAACGGCGCCTGGCAGGACGTTTATCCGGATGCCGGCTACACCCCGTTCCGCGGCACCAAGGGCACCGTGCGTGAAGGCGGCAACCGGGTTCCGGCCATCGCCGTCTGGCCCGACAAGATCAAACCGGACACGAAAAACCACGAGATCCTCGGTGGCCTGGACCTGATGGCGACGTTCGCTGCCGTTGCCGGGGTGAAACTGCCGGAAAAAGATCGCGAAGGTCAGCCAATCATCTTCGACAGTTACGACATGACACCGGTGCTCACCGGCAGTGGCCCGTCTCCACGCAAGGAGTGGTTCTACTTCACAGAGAACGAACTGTCTCCGGGTGCGGCCCGTGTCGGAAACTACAAGGCCGTGTTCAACTTGCGCGGTGATAATGGCGCGCAGACCGGTGGCCTCGCTGTGGACACTAATCTGGGATGGAAAGGCGCAGAAAAATATGTGGCGGTGGTGCCTCAGGTCTTTGACTTGTGGCAAGACCCGCAAGAGCGCTATGACCTGTTCATGAACAACTTCACCGAGCGCACCTGGACGATGGTGCCGATCTCTGCCGCGATCATCAAACTGATGAAAACCTATGTCGATTATCCGCCACGCAAACTGCAAAGCATGGGTTACGACGGGCCAATCGAGTTGTCGCAGTACCAGAAATTCCAGTACCTGCGTGACGCTCTGAAAAAAGACGGCATCAACCTGTCATTGCCCGCTGGCAACTAGGCACCTTCGCAGTGACGGCCCTGCACGGGGTCGTCACGCTCAAACATCGAGCCTGGGTCGAAACGTAGGGCGGTGGCCATACGCAGGTTGGTAGACCGGGACAAGGAAACCGGCGCGCCCAAGGACGCCCTGTGCATGGCCACCATGTAGCAGAGCAGAAAAACGCTGCAAGCAGTGACGTGCTGAACCTTGTAAAACCCGGGCTACCAAACCCGATCGCTGCTGTTTCTCAACGACCGGCAAACGATAGAGCCTGGCTTCAAGGCGCACAAGCCGGCGGATTCCGGCGTAGCTGTAGGCAATGACGCGAGGTGTTGTAGCTTGCGAGAAGTAACGTCCTACAACCCTTAAACACACCTATAGCCCAGATTGAAGAAGATATCCCAAACACAAAAAACTGTGGGAGCGGGCTTGCCCGCGATGGCGGTGTGTCAGGCGCAATTGAAGTCGCCTGACAGGACGTCATCGCGGGCAAGCCCGCTCCCACGGGGAACAGGGGTGCAACCTGTACCGCTTCAAGGATTGATCTGATACCCCTTGCCCTGCAAACAGCTGTTGTAGGCCGTCGTGGTATTCGCCGCTGTGGTCTTTTCCTCTTCGCGGCGGTCCTGACGCTGGCGTGAGCCACCGACAACCATGCCGGCCGCAGCAGCCTCCTTGGAACGGTCCTGGCGTATGTCCTGTTTCACATCGCTGTCGACACGGTCATCAAACTCTTCGTGCTGATTGCTGCGCACGCCCGACGCCACGGCACCGGCTGCCGCCCCCGCCGCCGCCCCCTTGGCCCGTCCGCCTGATGAAGACGAAGACGTCGATGTACTCTGACTGTTGGCGATGTTCTGGCATTCGGTCATATCCGTCTGCGTTTGCTGCGAACTCTGCCCCTTCATCGGAACCACCGTCTGGGCCCATCCAGGGGCACTCAAAAGTGACAATGCGATGCACAGGCTAACCGGCGAAAACCTTTTCATGTTGACCTCCGTCAGGCCTGCCACACGTGCAAAGCCCTGGGTTCAGTGGCGGACGGCGAGCGACAATGCGCGTCGCCGTCGATCGGGTGAAACACCAGTAAAGTGTAGTTCACCGCTACACCCCCTCCGCCCCGTCGATCAGGCTTCGACGCCCGGCTTCGGGTACAACTGCTCGTCAAATTGCGACAGTTTCGGGAACACCAGCGGCTGATCGTCGCTCAGGTGCTGCAAGCGCAGGCTGTAATCCTCCAGAAAGCCCTTGC
Proteins encoded:
- the tspO gene encoding tryptophan-rich sensory protein TspO; protein product: MTFMIFLLACAAAASTGLIFKPGPWYESLVKPGFTPPKWAFPVAWSIIYLLLAWAGYRLTLLPGSQAVLALWAAQIALNTLWTPVFFGAQRIFAGMLILSMLWLVVAAMVVMALKIDVITGLILFPYLVWLCVAAALNFSILCNNR
- a CDS encoding DUF1329 domain-containing protein; translation: MKFVKSLLAASLLSTLALDAQALVSSREAAELGASLTLVGAEKAGNADGSIPPYSGGLTTAPAGFKTGDSMRPDPYAAEKPLLVINGKNVDQYAGMLTATTVALAKRFPGYRIDVYPTHRTASLPEAVLENSRKNATGAKSLSGGIAFDNVLPGVPFPIPQSGAEAMWNFLLRYQGVNIRSKYDSWSVDSAGVASLAVTGEAFVSFPIYENMSKPINNSDIYYQLKLSYTGPARRAGESVMLKNATNPLQRPGRAWQYMPAQRRVKQISILAYDTPNPGTARALELYDWTLVGKQEMIVPYNTYKLTYARDAKSLTTPNYLSPDFVRWEKHRVYVVEGNLKPGAKHIYQKRRFYLDEDTWAAVASDQYDTKGQLYRGSFAFLSQSYDEQVPDATPFMTYDLSQGTYNINGVVGPHGGIHYIAPLSTAQWVPESMAGAGIR
- a CDS encoding GNAT family N-acetyltransferase; translation: MNSFRVRELERADAQALLAFEVLNRQWFESHIDARDPSFYSLPGVAEHIDDYLSGLAVGRWHPFVLEDANERIVGRANLKCIDPLQGSAEVGYRIDQSVCGQGLATLALEHLIREARGRWELTQLVAYVYAQNAGSRKVLDRCGFVLEQPSCSDKTVGEYRFVLSL
- a CDS encoding arylsulfatase, with the translated sequence MQRLPHRSRLYVACSLLLALNGMTQAAQTEKTNILFIVSDDTGYGDLGPYGGGVGRGMPTPSIDQLAAQGVTFHSFYAQPSCTPGRAAMQTGRIPNRSGMTTVAFQGQGGGLPAAEWTLASVLKTAGYDTYFTGKWHLGEADYALPNAQGYDVMKYVGLYHLNAYTYADPTWFPDMDPETREMFQKVTKGALSGKAGEKPVEEFKVNGQYVDTPVVDGKPGVVGIPFFDNYVEKATLEFLDTAAKSDKPFFINVNFMKVHQPNMPAPEFIHKSMSKSKYADSVVELDTHIGRIMDKLKALGLDKNTLVVYTTDNGAWQDVYPDAGYTPFRGTKGTVREGGNRVPAIAVWPDKIKPDTKNHEILGGLDLMATFAAVAGVKLPEKDREGQPIIFDSYDMTPVLTGSGPSPRKEWFYFTENELSPGAARVGNYKAVFNLRGDNGAQTGGLAVDTNLGWKGAEKYVAVVPQVFDLWQDPQERYDLFMNNFTERTWTMVPISAAIIKLMKTYVDYPPRKLQSMGYDGPIELSQYQKFQYLRDALKKDGINLSLPAGN